AACAAAATGGAAAGCACATGAAAGGCTTTCGAGTAAGACACCCTTTTGCAGGTTAGTCTTAGCCCTGTGAGTGAATTCATGTCCACACTCTCTTCCCTTTTCTTATCTTCACTTCTCTGCTAAAACCAAACATTTTACTCTCTAACCCTCCCCCCTTCGCttccttatttattttaaacttactccttttttttattgtttatggtGGATCTGATGCTGAATTAGCCTCGCCTTTGTGGGTTTCCTTCTGCATCAACAAAAACAAGGCCAGGGGGGGAAAGGTAAAAAGAAAGTGGCCACTGGGCagtgaaatatatatttttttatagaagaaGAAATGGATTTTGAGGAACATGATGACCAAGACGAAGAAATGGGTATGGCTGTTCCAGCAGGATACGACTCACTCGGCAACTCGTCAGCTCCACGGTCTAAAATAGGACCCGCAGCAAGTGGCGGTGAAGGTGCGGCGGCTTCTGCACCACCGAGAAAAGTGGGGTCAGGTATAAGGTACCGCGAGTGTCAAAAAAACCATGCCGTGAGTATCGGAGGCCACGCGTTGGATGGCTGTGGGGAGTTCATGGCGGCAGGTGATGAAGGGACACTTGACGCCTTGAAATGCGCTGCTTGTAACTGCCACAGGAACTTTCACCGTAAAGAAACTGACGGTGAAGGTAGTAGTATCTACAACCCTCACCATCATCATCACCACTACCAGCAACACCCCCAATTCTCGCCCTACTATAGGGCGCCGCCACCGGCCGGGTACCTCCACCTGACTCCACAGCAGAGGCCTTTGGCCTTGCCAGCAGCGTCGGGAGGTGGTATTGCCGGCGGTTACAGCAGAGAAGACGAAGATGTTTCGAATCCTAGTAGCAGTGCCGGTGGAGGTGGCGGCAGTGGGGGATTAAAGAAGAGGTTTAGAACCAAATTTACACCGGAACAAAAAGATAAGATGCTGGGTTTCGCTGAAAGGCTGGGCTGGAGGATCCAGAAGCATGACGAAGCTGCTATGGAGCAGTTTTGTGAAGAAACCGGGGTCCAAAGGCAAGTTCTTAAGGTCTGGATGCATAACAACAAGTACACTCTTGGTAAGAAACCCTAATTTCCCATCAAAACCAAAACAACAGTGCTTCAACATTGTTACTTGGGAAGAAACAAAACATCCCAGAGAAGCATATGATAATGGGGAATCGAAGAAAAAAAACATCATGTGATTTCAGTAGGGATTGTATTGAACTAGGGTTctcacttctttttttcttttttcatttttcttttttttttcaatattctgATTTTGGTTTAGTTTATGGTATTATTATCAATGCCGATCAGTgtaggatgatgatgatgatatgatCTGAAAGTTTCTGATGAGTACATTGTTGCTAACTgcaggttttaaaattttttttttccattaattAATGCTACAATCCATCTCTTCATCTCTTACATATATACTTCCAATTCTCTGTGACAAACGAAAAAAACTGCACTTTTTACTGTTGCAAGGAGATCAAGGGAAAAGAAAACTCAAGCTGATGAAGTAATTAAGGGTTTTGTAAGTTAGTCATAGTAACATGTGATGATGATCATAAATTCATCATCAAAGGATCCATATTGGAGAGTAATTCCAAGTCCAACTAAAACGTGGCATGCAAATGCAAAGGCTGCAATATTTTCTCCCACTtgcattaatttctttcaaaccTACATTTTTCCAAACTCTTCTTCCaacttaacatattattattttattcagtATTTTATAATTACCCGTTTTAATCCCTCTTCATCTTCAAGCTTTTATCATTCTCTTTACATTTACTTAGTACATAATCTCAATCTCTCATAATCGCATgctttattaattttctttttatatttggtacttgaaaagataaaaaagaaattgaaaagcaaAAAATGGAAGATGGGGGAGCAGAGGACAAGTTAGGAGTGGTTATTAACATGGCACTATTGCAGAGAAGGACACAGTCTTTTGCCAGTTTTATTGCAGTGTTTCAGACTTGTTCTGACCCCCCCCCCAAAGGTCCCATGGCCATGGATGGGACGTTAAAAAACCTTTAATATATACcttcattaaaataaa
The genomic region above belongs to Gossypium hirsutum isolate 1008001.06 chromosome D05, Gossypium_hirsutum_v2.1, whole genome shotgun sequence and contains:
- the LOC107905064 gene encoding zinc-finger homeodomain protein 2, which translates into the protein MDFEEHDDQDEEMGMAVPAGYDSLGNSSAPRSKIGPAASGGEGAAASAPPRKVGSGIRYRECQKNHAVSIGGHALDGCGEFMAAGDEGTLDALKCAACNCHRNFHRKETDGEGSSIYNPHHHHHHYQQHPQFSPYYRAPPPAGYLHLTPQQRPLALPAASGGGIAGGYSREDEDVSNPSSSAGGGGGSGGLKKRFRTKFTPEQKDKMLGFAERLGWRIQKHDEAAMEQFCEETGVQRQVLKVWMHNNKYTLGKKP